In Streptomyces sp. NBC_01707, a genomic segment contains:
- the sucD gene encoding succinate--CoA ligase subunit alpha — protein sequence MAIFLTKESKVLVQGMTGAEGMKHTRRMLAAGTRIVGGVNPRKAGLKVDLDGTEIPVFGSVREGMDATGADVTVVFVPPPFVKSAVIEAADAGIGLAVVITEGIPVHDAVAFHAHARTRGTRIIGPNCPGVITPGQSNAGIIPADIAPGPGRIGLVSKSGTLTYQLMHELRDIGFTSAVGIGGDPVIGTTHIDCLTAFENDPDTELIVLIGEIGGDAEERAAAYITQHITKPVIGYIAGFTAPEGKTMGHAGAIVSGSSGTAEAKQKALEAAGVPVGATPTETARLVRQKLGIPDPSDTRS from the coding sequence ATGGCCATATTTCTCACCAAGGAGAGCAAGGTCCTCGTCCAGGGGATGACCGGGGCCGAGGGCATGAAGCACACCCGCAGGATGCTCGCGGCGGGCACCCGGATCGTAGGGGGCGTCAACCCGCGCAAGGCGGGCCTCAAGGTCGACCTCGACGGCACCGAGATCCCCGTCTTCGGCTCCGTGCGCGAAGGCATGGACGCCACCGGAGCGGACGTCACGGTGGTCTTCGTCCCGCCCCCCTTCGTCAAGTCGGCCGTCATCGAAGCGGCCGACGCGGGCATAGGCCTGGCGGTGGTCATCACCGAAGGCATCCCGGTCCACGACGCGGTGGCCTTCCACGCCCACGCCCGTACCCGCGGCACCCGCATCATCGGCCCCAACTGCCCCGGCGTGATCACCCCCGGTCAGTCCAACGCGGGCATCATCCCGGCCGACATCGCGCCCGGCCCGGGGCGGATCGGCCTGGTCTCGAAGTCGGGCACGCTGACGTACCAACTGATGCACGAACTGCGCGACATCGGCTTCACATCGGCAGTGGGCATCGGCGGCGACCCGGTCATCGGCACCACGCACATCGACTGCCTGACAGCGTTCGAGAACGACCCCGACACGGAACTCATCGTCCTCATCGGCGAGATCGGCGGTGACGCGGAAGAACGAGCGGCGGCGTACATCACGCAGCACATCACCAAGCCGGTGATCGGCTACATCGCGGGCTTCACGGCCCCCGAGGGCAAGACGATGGGGCACGCGGGTGCCATCGTCTCGGGCTCGTCGGGCACGGCGGAGGCAAAACAGAAGGCACTGGAAGCGGCAGGGGTACCGGTCGGCGCCACACCGACGGAGACGGCCAGGCTGGTACGGCAGAAGCTGGGGATACCCGACCCGTCGGACACACGCAGCTAG
- a CDS encoding DUF2254 domain-containing protein, with protein sequence MSDRGYRRPRTLSPLREYLRDTFWFAPTVGLVCSFALWWGVSVLDTEIVTHLKDEQAYEEVGDLIRFADDARTIVTTVSSAMMTFIGVVFSISLVAVQMASGQLTPRVVRIFVRSRISKMTLTVFLATFSFSLLVLTSYESGSDPRRVTSVPILQSMLTLAMVGLSLLLFIAYVSSTLRLMQVGPVVDRITHESLQVLSRMPGGVREELPLGEETARIGYSGRAGVLREVNVARLVRAARRHGVVLRLIPRIGDFVVPGTPLLAVHGGAAPPPRMPRYTISVGVERTAQQDLAFGLRQLSDIALRALSPAVNDPTTAVQCLDRIVQLLAAMVHLPLGAVLHRDGAGAVRLVQNGPEWTDLVDLAFEEIRWCAARSPQVSRRMLAGIDDVVALAPEDRKGTLVRHRELLVKAVERTVPDVTEREFALVPDRQGIK encoded by the coding sequence ATGAGTGATCGCGGCTACCGGCGGCCCCGGACGCTGTCCCCCTTGCGTGAGTATCTGCGCGATACGTTCTGGTTCGCTCCGACGGTGGGGCTGGTGTGCTCCTTCGCGCTGTGGTGGGGCGTCTCGGTGCTCGATACGGAGATCGTCACGCACCTGAAGGACGAGCAGGCGTACGAGGAGGTCGGCGATCTGATCAGGTTCGCCGACGATGCCAGGACCATCGTCACCACCGTCAGCTCGGCGATGATGACCTTCATCGGTGTCGTGTTCAGCATCTCGCTGGTGGCCGTGCAGATGGCGAGCGGTCAGCTCACGCCGCGGGTGGTGCGGATCTTCGTCCGGAGCCGGATCAGCAAGATGACGCTGACGGTGTTCCTGGCGACGTTCTCGTTCTCGCTGCTGGTTCTGACCTCGTACGAAAGCGGGAGCGACCCGCGACGGGTCACGTCCGTACCGATTCTGCAGAGCATGCTGACGCTGGCCATGGTGGGCCTCAGTCTGTTGCTGTTCATCGCGTACGTGAGCTCGACGCTGCGGCTCATGCAGGTGGGGCCGGTCGTCGATCGCATCACCCATGAGTCCCTGCAGGTGCTCAGCCGGATGCCCGGTGGGGTGCGGGAGGAGCTGCCGCTCGGGGAGGAGACCGCGCGGATCGGGTACTCGGGGCGGGCCGGGGTGCTGCGTGAGGTGAACGTGGCGCGGCTGGTGCGGGCTGCTCGGCGGCATGGGGTGGTCCTGCGGCTGATCCCGCGGATCGGGGACTTCGTGGTGCCGGGCACGCCGTTACTCGCCGTTCATGGTGGAGCCGCTCCGCCACCGCGGATGCCGAGGTACACGATCTCGGTGGGAGTCGAGCGCACGGCGCAGCAGGATCTGGCCTTCGGGCTGCGTCAGCTTTCGGACATCGCACTGCGGGCCCTGTCGCCGGCGGTGAACGATCCCACCACCGCCGTGCAGTGCCTCGACCGGATCGTGCAGTTGCTGGCCGCCATGGTGCATCTGCCGCTCGGCGCGGTGCTGCACCGGGACGGAGCGGGTGCGGTGCGGCTTGTGCAGAACGGACCGGAGTGGACCGATCTGGTGGACCTCGCCTTCGAGGAGATCCGGTGGTGCGCGGCGAGGAGTCCGCAGGTGTCCCGGCGGATGCTGGCCGGGATCGACGATGTGGTGGCTCTGGCTCCGGAGGACCGGAAGGGCACGCTGGTCAGGCACCGTGAGCTCCTGGTGAAGGCCGTGGAGCGCACGGTGCCCGACGTCACCGAGCGGGAGTTCGCGCTCGTTCCCGATCGTCAGGGGATCAAGTGA
- a CDS encoding Ig-like domain-containing protein, with protein sequence MTVRNGRTRLVAVVGVLGGALSLTTLGGISNAATSGDNAGDHPKPQAQAQAQAQAQADQAATQEASDARIKITPKQGAYDVGLNDSVKVTVSNGTLTKVTMTAVATGAEVPGTLSADGTSWAPNGRLERATRYQVTAEAKDAKSRPVTGNATITTLSPVNNFIGHLSPEDGSTVGVGMPVTVDFDKAIRDKAATESKIHVSSSSGQQVVGHWFDDDRLDFRPKNHWKPGSTVTVTLNLHGTQKTVTFKIGRSQISTVDAETKQMTVVRDGKTIKTIPISSGSTEHPTYNGQMVISEKFRQVHMNGATVGLTTKDGKPSYDIEAVPHAMRLTASGTFIHGNYWGADTVFGKVNTSHGCVGLKDVKGGGDGKQPAAWFFDNSMIGDVVIVKNSEDKTMLAPDNGLSDWNMPWSEWVAGSATG encoded by the coding sequence ATCACGGTACGTAATGGACGCACCCGGCTGGTGGCTGTGGTCGGTGTACTCGGCGGTGCGCTCTCGCTCACGACCCTCGGCGGTATCAGCAACGCCGCCACCAGCGGTGACAACGCCGGAGATCACCCGAAACCGCAGGCGCAGGCACAGGCACAGGCACAGGCACAGGCGGATCAGGCGGCCACCCAGGAGGCTTCCGACGCCCGAATAAAGATCACGCCCAAGCAAGGTGCGTACGACGTCGGACTCAACGACTCCGTCAAGGTCACCGTCAGCAATGGCACGCTCACCAAGGTGACCATGACCGCCGTCGCGACCGGTGCCGAGGTTCCGGGCACCCTGTCCGCCGACGGCACGTCCTGGGCGCCGAACGGCCGGCTGGAGCGGGCCACCAGGTATCAGGTCACCGCGGAGGCCAAGGACGCCAAGAGCCGCCCCGTCACCGGGAACGCCACGATCACCACGCTTTCCCCGGTCAACAACTTCATCGGGCACCTCTCCCCCGAGGACGGCTCGACCGTCGGCGTGGGCATGCCGGTGACGGTCGACTTCGACAAGGCGATCAGGGACAAGGCCGCGACGGAGTCGAAGATCCATGTCAGCTCCAGCAGCGGCCAGCAGGTCGTCGGTCACTGGTTCGACGACGACCGCCTCGACTTCCGCCCCAAGAACCACTGGAAGCCCGGCTCCACCGTCACCGTCACGCTCAACCTCCACGGCACCCAGAAGACGGTCACGTTCAAGATCGGCCGGAGCCAGATCAGCACGGTCGACGCCGAGACGAAGCAGATGACCGTCGTACGGGACGGCAAGACGATCAAGACCATCCCGATCTCGTCCGGCAGCACGGAGCACCCGACGTACAACGGTCAGATGGTCATCTCCGAGAAGTTCAGGCAAGTCCACATGAACGGTGCGACCGTCGGCCTCACGACGAAGGACGGCAAGCCCTCCTACGACATCGAGGCCGTACCGCACGCCATGCGCCTGACCGCCTCGGGCACCTTCATCCACGGCAACTACTGGGGTGCCGACACGGTCTTCGGCAAGGTCAACACCAGCCACGGCTGCGTGGGCCTGAAGGACGTCAAGGGCGGCGGCGACGGCAAGCAGCCCGCCGCGTGGTTCTTCGACAACTCGATGATCGGCGATGTCGTGATCGTCAAGAACTCCGAGGACAAGACCATGTTGGCCCCCGACAACGGCCTCAGCGACTGGAACATGCCGTGGAGCGAGTGGGTCGCGGGCAGCGCGACCGGCTGA
- the sucC gene encoding ADP-forming succinate--CoA ligase subunit beta, with the protein MDLYEHQARQLFAEHGIAVPEAEVIDRAADAKEAAGRLGGRVVVKAQVKTGGRGKAGGVKIAADPAAAELTTRQILGMDIKGHMVRTVMLAQPVDIEAEFYVSYVLDRTAGTFLAIASAEGGMEIEEVAATRPEAVARIPIDPVEGVTERKAAQIAAAAALPPEAAPVLQRLWQVLTREDALLVEVNPLVRTVDGRILALDGKVTIDDNAEFRQSRWGTEAGDPHGDPLEAAAAAKGLNYVKLDGEVGIIGNGAGLVMSTLDVVAGCGARPANFLDIGGGASAGIMADGLSVILSDPAVKSVFVNVFGGITSCDAVAGGIVQALRSVRLTKPLVVRLDGNNAARGRAILDAHAHPLVEQATTMDGAARRAAQLADAA; encoded by the coding sequence ATGGATCTGTACGAGCACCAGGCACGGCAACTCTTCGCAGAACACGGCATAGCGGTACCGGAGGCCGAGGTCATCGACCGCGCGGCCGACGCAAAGGAAGCGGCGGGCCGGCTCGGTGGCCGGGTCGTCGTCAAGGCACAGGTGAAGACGGGCGGCCGCGGCAAGGCGGGCGGAGTCAAAATCGCGGCCGACCCGGCGGCCGCCGAACTGACCACCCGTCAGATCCTCGGCATGGACATCAAAGGCCACATGGTGCGGACGGTGATGCTCGCCCAACCCGTCGACATCGAGGCCGAGTTCTACGTCAGTTACGTACTCGACCGAACCGCCGGCACCTTCCTGGCCATCGCCTCCGCAGAGGGCGGCATGGAGATCGAGGAGGTCGCCGCGACCCGGCCGGAGGCAGTGGCCCGCATCCCCATCGACCCCGTCGAAGGAGTGACGGAACGCAAAGCCGCACAGATCGCCGCAGCGGCAGCCCTACCGCCCGAGGCCGCCCCGGTGCTCCAGCGCCTGTGGCAGGTGCTCACCAGGGAGGACGCCCTGCTGGTCGAGGTCAACCCCCTGGTCCGTACGGTGGACGGCCGGATCCTCGCGCTCGACGGCAAGGTGACGATCGACGACAACGCCGAGTTCCGCCAGTCCCGTTGGGGAACGGAGGCCGGTGATCCGCACGGCGACCCACTGGAGGCAGCGGCCGCGGCCAAGGGCCTCAACTACGTCAAGCTCGACGGTGAGGTCGGCATCATCGGCAACGGCGCCGGACTGGTCATGTCCACCCTCGACGTCGTCGCCGGCTGCGGCGCCCGCCCTGCCAACTTCCTCGACATCGGCGGCGGCGCCTCGGCAGGCATCATGGCCGACGGCCTCTCCGTCATCCTCTCCGACCCGGCGGTCAAGTCGGTGTTCGTCAACGTCTTCGGAGGCATCACCTCCTGCGACGCGGTCGCCGGCGGCATCGTCCAGGCCTTGCGGTCAGTACGCCTGACCAAACCCCTCGTCGTCCGCCTCGACGGCAACAACGCCGCCCGTGGCCGCGCGATCCTCGACGCACACGCGCACCCGCTGGTCGAGCAGGCCACCACGATGGACGGCGCCGCGCGCCGAGCAGCCCAACTGGCCGACGCAGCCTAA
- a CDS encoding aldehyde dehydrogenase family protein, with translation MAPTRPISADAPTRTLKPGTAWSDAWQRCLTIAPEAFQADRVLNLWAASWQQDGRALTANSPVDGTPIAGPPRLDAATAQQAVRASLDQHRAWRHIPLAERSARVSATLDSLTEHRELLALLLVWEIGKPWRLAQADVDRAIDGVRWYVDNIDRLLADRTPLPGPVSNIASWNYPMSVLVHAMLVQALAGNAVIAKTPTDGGVACLTLACALAAREGIPLTLLSGSGSELSAPLVRSREIGCVSFVGGRDTGARIATEVADLGKRHILEQEGLNTWGIWNFTDWPSLTAVIPKLFDYGKQRCTAYPRFVVQRSAFDAFLSAYLPAVRSLRTGHPLAVADPADPLPTLDFGPLINAAKAKELADQVTEAIDRGAIPLHRGSTADAHFLPGQDTSAYLHPVTLLNPPPSSPLHHAEPFGPVDTIVLVDTEAELLAAMNASNGALVATLSTDDPATYERLAPQIRAFKTGHGTPRSRGDRDELFGGFGASWRGAFVGGELLVRAVTDGPAGERLPGNFPDYHLMP, from the coding sequence ATGGCACCGACCCGCCCCATCAGCGCCGACGCCCCCACCCGCACCCTCAAACCAGGCACAGCCTGGTCGGACGCCTGGCAACGCTGCCTCACCATCGCCCCCGAGGCATTCCAGGCCGACCGGGTCCTCAACCTCTGGGCAGCGTCCTGGCAACAGGACGGACGCGCCCTCACCGCCAACAGCCCCGTCGACGGCACCCCCATCGCCGGCCCGCCCCGCCTGGACGCCGCGACCGCCCAACAGGCGGTCCGGGCCTCCCTCGACCAGCACCGCGCCTGGCGTCACATCCCGCTCGCCGAGCGCAGCGCCCGCGTATCCGCCACCCTCGACTCGCTCACCGAGCACCGGGAACTCCTCGCCCTCCTCCTCGTCTGGGAGATCGGCAAACCCTGGCGCCTCGCCCAGGCGGACGTGGACCGCGCGATCGACGGTGTCCGCTGGTACGTCGACAACATCGACCGCCTCCTGGCCGACCGCACCCCGCTCCCCGGCCCGGTCTCGAACATCGCCAGCTGGAACTACCCCATGTCCGTGCTGGTCCACGCGATGCTCGTACAGGCCCTGGCCGGCAACGCGGTCATCGCCAAGACCCCGACCGACGGCGGGGTCGCCTGCCTCACCCTGGCCTGCGCCCTCGCCGCCCGCGAGGGCATCCCACTCACCCTCCTCAGCGGCAGCGGAAGCGAACTCTCCGCGCCTCTCGTCCGCTCGCGCGAGATCGGCTGCGTCTCCTTCGTCGGCGGCCGGGACACCGGGGCCCGTATCGCCACCGAAGTCGCCGACCTCGGCAAACGGCACATCCTCGAACAGGAAGGCCTCAACACCTGGGGCATCTGGAACTTCACGGACTGGCCGTCGCTGACCGCCGTCATCCCGAAGCTCTTCGACTACGGCAAGCAGCGGTGCACCGCGTACCCCCGCTTCGTCGTCCAGCGCAGCGCGTTCGACGCGTTCCTGTCGGCCTACCTCCCCGCCGTCCGCTCACTGCGCACCGGCCACCCCCTGGCGGTGGCGGACCCGGCGGACCCCCTCCCCACCCTGGACTTCGGCCCGCTGATCAACGCGGCGAAGGCCAAGGAACTGGCCGATCAGGTGACGGAGGCCATCGACCGGGGCGCGATCCCCCTCCACCGAGGGTCGACGGCCGACGCACACTTCCTCCCGGGCCAGGACACCAGCGCGTACCTCCACCCGGTCACACTCCTCAACCCGCCCCCGTCCTCCCCGCTCCACCACGCGGAACCCTTCGGCCCGGTCGACACGATCGTCCTCGTCGACACGGAGGCGGAACTCCTGGCCGCCATGAACGCCTCGAACGGCGCCCTGGTCGCCACGCTCTCGACCGACGACCCGGCAACGTACGAGCGCCTGGCCCCCCAGATCCGCGCGTTCAAGACCGGTCACGGCACCCCCCGCTCCCGAGGCGACCGGGACGAACTCTTCGGCGGCTTCGGCGCGTCCTGGCGCGGCGCCTTCGTGGGCGGTGAACTGCTGGTCCGGGCGGTGACGGACGGCCCGGCAGGGGAGCGACTCCCCGGCAACTTCCCGGATTACCACCTGATGCCGTGA
- a CDS encoding CocE/NonD family hydrolase, which produces MNRRRAPGWAASALVTTLALTGALAGPAVASPAAASAPTPTTAVATATDGITHEQNDRVPKGSVWTQHYFPSSDGSGTELHGDLLMPEGVPAGQKVPVILSIGPYFGHMGQTNSEGWTHTGPSNRFQDFIEGSDLFAHGYAFLMVDLRGFGGSTGCLDWGGPGEQADVKAAINWAAGQPWSTGAVGMYGKSYDAVTGLIGNDLKQSALKAVVAGEPLWDMYPYIYSNGVPRPNVTGTANAYNGIATMAPLPDDDVRYQANARYEDDHPGCLTENSAGYRISDRNDPFWTSRDLARMARRTDTPLFVTQGFVENNTKPEEMQEYLTNHTGPERGWVGQWDHVRGGDRVSDGRLAMGREGWYDETLSFYDQYLKGVRPSVDYPRYSVEDSTGHWRAQDTWPVVERKVTLPLGRGSYLDDGGASARANLSVAGTPAPKTVQPSANWDMENAPTTEQSGPKGLAKGVAKKQQAGEVGSSFFVWSQPLAQDVRLTATPNISLTAKGKGNVMLKLYDVGPDGKAVMFDEQVSLLKAGRMSVDLKATDWTLAAGHVLAVEIGSIQTGSWRDTPSGRTVKVSGAVLRLSLDDPSDDVATQGERSPYLDTYLRQFTVDLPAGPASFTVTPGGHI; this is translated from the coding sequence GTGAACAGACGTCGCGCGCCCGGCTGGGCCGCCTCGGCACTCGTCACCACTCTGGCGCTGACCGGCGCACTCGCCGGCCCCGCCGTCGCGTCACCGGCCGCCGCTTCCGCTCCCACCCCGACGACGGCGGTCGCCACCGCGACCGACGGCATCACGCACGAGCAGAACGACCGAGTCCCGAAGGGCTCGGTCTGGACCCAGCACTACTTCCCGTCCTCGGACGGCTCCGGTACCGAACTGCACGGCGACCTGCTGATGCCCGAAGGCGTGCCCGCCGGGCAGAAGGTGCCGGTCATCCTCTCCATCGGCCCTTACTTCGGCCACATGGGCCAGACGAACTCCGAGGGCTGGACCCACACCGGTCCCTCGAATCGCTTCCAGGACTTCATCGAGGGCAGCGACCTCTTCGCCCACGGCTACGCGTTCCTCATGGTCGACCTGCGCGGCTTCGGCGGCTCGACCGGCTGCCTCGACTGGGGCGGTCCCGGTGAGCAGGCCGACGTGAAGGCCGCGATCAACTGGGCCGCCGGCCAACCGTGGTCGACCGGCGCGGTGGGCATGTACGGCAAGTCCTACGACGCCGTCACCGGCCTCATCGGCAACGACCTGAAGCAGTCCGCGCTGAAGGCCGTTGTCGCCGGGGAGCCACTCTGGGACATGTACCCGTACATCTACTCCAACGGCGTCCCCCGCCCGAATGTGACCGGAACCGCGAATGCCTACAACGGCATTGCCACGATGGCCCCGCTGCCGGACGACGACGTGCGCTATCAGGCCAACGCCCGGTACGAGGACGACCACCCCGGATGCCTGACCGAGAACTCGGCCGGCTACCGGATATCCGACCGGAACGACCCGTTCTGGACCTCCCGTGACCTGGCCAGGATGGCTCGGCGCACCGACACGCCGCTCTTCGTCACCCAGGGCTTCGTCGAGAACAACACCAAGCCCGAGGAGATGCAGGAGTACCTCACCAACCACACCGGCCCGGAGCGTGGTTGGGTCGGCCAGTGGGACCACGTGCGTGGCGGCGACCGGGTGAGCGACGGTCGTCTGGCCATGGGCCGCGAGGGCTGGTACGACGAGACGCTGTCCTTCTACGACCAGTACCTCAAGGGAGTTCGGCCCTCGGTCGACTACCCGAGGTACTCCGTCGAGGACTCCACCGGTCACTGGCGGGCCCAGGACACGTGGCCGGTGGTGGAGCGCAAAGTCACCCTCCCTCTGGGGAGGGGCAGTTACCTCGACGACGGCGGGGCCTCCGCCCGCGCGAACCTTTCCGTAGCCGGCACGCCGGCGCCCAAGACCGTGCAGCCATCGGCGAACTGGGACATGGAGAACGCGCCGACGACCGAACAGTCGGGCCCCAAGGGTCTGGCCAAGGGGGTCGCGAAAAAGCAGCAGGCCGGTGAGGTCGGCTCCAGCTTCTTCGTCTGGTCGCAGCCACTCGCACAGGACGTACGGCTGACCGCCACACCGAACATCTCGCTGACCGCGAAGGGCAAGGGCAACGTCATGCTCAAGCTCTACGACGTCGGCCCGGACGGCAAGGCCGTGATGTTCGACGAGCAGGTCTCCCTGCTGAAGGCGGGCCGGATGAGCGTCGACCTCAAGGCGACCGACTGGACGCTGGCGGCCGGGCATGTCCTGGCTGTGGAGATCGGCTCGATCCAGACCGGATCGTGGCGTGACACCCCATCGGGTCGGACCGTCAAAGTCTCGGGCGCCGTGCTGAGGCTGTCCCTGGACGATCCGTCCGACGACGTAGCCACCCAAGGAGAGCGCTCACCGTACCTGGACACCTACCTGCGCCAGTTCACGGTGGACCTGCCGGCCGGTCCGGCTTCCTTCACCGTGACGCCCGGCGGCCACATCTGA